From Mucilaginibacter inviolabilis, a single genomic window includes:
- a CDS encoding sugar phosphate isomerase/epimerase family protein, translated as MKTITRKKFITTAALAAAGMPLGLSALEKVSSDPLTITNQNSARTPEKIKVSIFSKHLHWLNYTDMAALAAEMGFDGVDLTVRPDGHVLPENVTTDLPKAVAAVEKAGLKVYSIVTNIKQPDEKYAADILKAASALGIKYYRTAWFNYNKAINIPANLQTISNQLAGLAALNKQYHMHGAYQNHSGDLFGASVWDLWLALKDLDPELIGCQYDIRHATTEGADTWATSIQPLVPFIKTTNIKDFYWEKKDGKWQVKSVPLGEGMVDFKKYFEVIKQQGIGSPMSLHCEYELGGAQDGAKQLTISKQQFTNAVQKDLSTLRGWLKDHAL; from the coding sequence ATGAAAACCATCACCCGTAAAAAGTTTATCACCACAGCCGCGCTGGCAGCAGCCGGTATGCCTTTGGGGCTAAGTGCCTTGGAGAAAGTATCTTCAGACCCTCTAACCATTACGAATCAAAACAGCGCACGCACTCCCGAAAAAATTAAGGTCAGCATCTTCTCCAAGCATTTACATTGGCTTAATTATACCGATATGGCTGCTTTGGCTGCCGAAATGGGTTTCGACGGTGTTGATCTTACCGTGCGCCCCGACGGTCATGTATTGCCGGAAAATGTTACTACCGATCTGCCAAAGGCGGTTGCCGCGGTTGAAAAAGCCGGGTTAAAAGTGTACTCCATTGTTACCAATATTAAACAGCCCGATGAAAAATATGCTGCTGATATTTTAAAAGCAGCTTCGGCACTGGGTATTAAATATTACCGTACAGCCTGGTTTAATTATAACAAAGCCATAAATATACCGGCAAATTTGCAGACTATTAGTAATCAGCTTGCCGGACTGGCAGCTTTAAATAAACAATATCATATGCATGGTGCTTATCAGAATCATTCAGGTGATCTGTTTGGTGCCTCTGTCTGGGATCTTTGGCTGGCGCTTAAAGACCTTGATCCGGAACTGATCGGTTGCCAATACGATATCAGGCATGCCACTACAGAAGGGGCCGATACCTGGGCTACGTCGATACAACCCTTGGTGCCTTTTATTAAAACCACTAATATCAAGGATTTTTACTGGGAGAAAAAAGATGGTAAATGGCAGGTAAAAAGCGTTCCGCTGGGCGAGGGGATGGTTGATTTTAAGAAATACTTTGAAGTGATTAAACAACAAGGTATTGGCAGCCCCATGAGTTTGCATTGCGAATATGAACTGGGCGGTGCGCAGGATGGTGCCAAACAATTAACTATCAGTAAACAACAGTTTACCAATGCGGTACAAAAAGACTTATCCACATTGCGGGGATGGTTAAAAGATCACGCTTTGTGA
- a CDS encoding DoxX family protein has protein sequence MNLVHKIENWGDTHHPKALDLIRIALGVFLLLKGIAFMENTAYLKSLIDSQNVVDLTPGVLMALVYYVTFAHMVGGVLIAVGILTRLGCIIQIPIVLGAVFLTSIFQEPINALAWPSIVALVLLVLFMILGSGPISLDKYLSEK, from the coding sequence ATGAACCTGGTTCATAAAATTGAAAATTGGGGAGATACCCATCACCCTAAAGCCCTTGATCTGATACGTATTGCGCTAGGCGTATTTTTATTACTGAAAGGTATAGCCTTTATGGAAAATACCGCATACCTCAAAAGTTTGATTGATAGTCAGAATGTAGTCGATCTGACGCCTGGTGTGTTGATGGCGCTGGTTTATTATGTAACGTTTGCCCACATGGTTGGCGGCGTACTGATAGCGGTAGGTATACTCACCCGTTTGGGCTGCATTATACAAATACCTATAGTTTTGGGTGCGGTATTTTTAACCAGCATATTCCAGGAGCCTATCAATGCCCTGGCATGGCCATCCATTGTAGCGTTGGTATTACTGGTGCTTTTCATGATCCTGGGATCGGGACCTATCTCCTTAGATAAGTATTTGAGCGAAAAGTAG
- a CDS encoding UBP-type zinc finger domain-containing protein, with translation MEEETCQHLAAVKDIKQPQDYICEECVKTHSSWMHLRTCQTCGVTLCCDSSPNTHMTKHFEQTGHPVVISAEPGERWLWCYVDELATGY, from the coding sequence ATGGAAGAGGAAACATGTCAGCATTTAGCTGCCGTTAAAGATATCAAACAACCACAGGATTACATTTGCGAGGAGTGTGTAAAAACACATTCCTCGTGGATGCATCTGCGTACCTGCCAAACCTGCGGGGTAACGCTTTGCTGTGACAGCTCGCCAAATACACACATGACCAAACATTTTGAGCAAACCGGGCATCCGGTTGTGATATCTGCCGAACCCGGCGAACGCTGGCTTTGGTGCTATGTGGATGAATTGGCTACAGGGTATTAG
- a CDS encoding response regulator — protein sequence MSRPIIFSIDDDPQVLRSISRDIRSQYGKEYKILSTTSATEALESLTELKNSSDVVALFLCDQRMPEMEGVKFLEKAKKIYPDAKRVLLTAYSDTEAAIKAINDVQLDYYLMKPWDPPEEKLYPVINDMLDDWQNNYVPEFVGIKLVGFQFSPQSHQIKDFLAGNLIPYRWFDIEKNIDAAGLLTLNNLTTDDLPLVIFEDGSHIAKPSIRAIAEKLDKSPQQLTDVYDVVIIGAGPAGLAAAVYGASEGLKTLLIERKAPGGQAGTSSRIENYLGFPAGLSGADLTRRAISQAMRLGAEFLSPQSVSDIKQKDGYKTIILDDGPEIISRTVVITTGVDYRKLEVKGVENYTGAGIYYGAATTEATACTGKEVYVIGGGNSAGQAAMHLSKFAKNVYIIIRRDDLVATMSAYLINQIADTPNIQVVPNTEIVEAEGTNCLEELTLLNCKTQETEKKIANALYIFIGAKPYTDWIKLDIIKNNKDFIETGRELRSYEGFGKIWKLKRDPFLLETSCSGIFAAGDVRAGAMNRVASAVGEGSMAISFVHKYLAEV from the coding sequence ATGAGCCGCCCTATAATATTCTCCATTGACGATGACCCGCAGGTACTGCGGTCCATAAGCCGCGATATAAGATCGCAGTATGGTAAAGAGTACAAAATTTTGAGCACCACATCAGCAACCGAGGCCCTGGAAAGCCTTACCGAACTAAAAAACAGCTCGGACGTGGTTGCTTTGTTCCTGTGCGACCAGCGCATGCCCGAGATGGAAGGAGTGAAATTTTTAGAGAAGGCAAAAAAAATATACCCCGATGCTAAACGCGTTTTACTTACCGCCTACTCAGATACCGAGGCCGCGATAAAAGCCATTAACGATGTACAGCTTGATTATTACCTGATGAAACCCTGGGATCCGCCAGAAGAAAAGCTATATCCGGTAATCAATGACATGCTTGACGATTGGCAAAATAACTATGTACCCGAGTTTGTAGGTATTAAACTGGTGGGATTTCAATTTTCACCGCAATCGCACCAGATCAAAGATTTTTTGGCAGGCAACCTGATACCCTACCGTTGGTTTGATATCGAAAAAAATATTGATGCCGCGGGTTTACTTACCTTAAATAATTTAACAACCGACGACCTGCCCCTGGTAATTTTTGAAGATGGCAGCCACATAGCTAAACCAAGTATAAGGGCTATAGCCGAAAAGCTGGATAAAAGTCCGCAGCAATTAACCGATGTTTATGATGTAGTGATCATAGGCGCCGGCCCTGCAGGCCTGGCAGCAGCCGTTTACGGTGCATCGGAAGGTTTAAAAACATTATTAATTGAACGCAAGGCACCGGGTGGCCAGGCAGGTACCAGCTCGCGTATCGAAAATTACCTGGGTTTCCCGGCAGGTTTAAGCGGAGCTGATTTAACCAGGCGCGCCATAAGCCAGGCTATGCGTTTGGGTGCCGAGTTTTTATCGCCACAGTCGGTAAGTGATATCAAACAAAAAGATGGTTACAAAACCATTATTTTGGATGATGGCCCCGAAATTATCAGCCGTACCGTAGTCATTACCACGGGAGTTGATTATCGTAAGCTGGAGGTTAAGGGAGTTGAAAACTATACCGGCGCAGGTATTTATTACGGCGCAGCCACTACAGAAGCTACGGCATGTACAGGTAAAGAAGTATACGTAATTGGCGGCGGTAATTCCGCAGGCCAGGCAGCTATGCACCTGTCCAAATTTGCCAAAAACGTATATATCATTATCCGTCGTGATGATCTGGTGGCTACCATGTCGGCATATCTCATTAATCAAATAGCAGATACACCTAACATTCAGGTGGTACCTAATACAGAGATTGTGGAAGCCGAGGGTACTAATTGCCTGGAAGAATTGACCCTGTTAAACTGCAAAACCCAGGAAACAGAAAAAAAGATAGCCAACGCCCTGTATATTTTTATCGGTGCAAAACCTTATACCGACTGGATCAAGCTCGACATTATCAAAAACAATAAAGATTTTATTGAAACCGGACGCGAGCTACGCAGCTACGAAGGCTTTGGTAAGATATGGAAACTGAAACGCGATCCATTTTTACTGGAAACCAGCTGCTCGGGCATATTTGCCGCCGGCGATGTACGTGCCGGAGCGATGAACCGGGTAGCATCAGCCGTAGGCGAAGGATCTATGGCCATTAGCTTTGTACATAAATACCTGGCAGAAGTTTAA
- a CDS encoding ATP-binding protein: protein MQTVTVSWLKSLEAFNNVPEDQLQWLLDNSIDNFFEDGEFLMQPGEPMSGPHIMVDGSMRFFMMQGGFRREFTVVGPGNITGYLPFSRGKISKGYAQAIGKLHIRSFNTDLILDMIRNHYELTESLVSIMTNRVRDFTALQQQNEKMMALGKLSAGLAHELNNPASAIVRDSLTLKKHLEQEPESVKAIFTMRLEPEQVTGVTDLLFHQISQQNTTRLSLKQRTHREDEIMEWFDEHEIENGYDIVESFVDFNFSTETLEKFNALVAPEELSDILNWISDVLISEKMISDIQESARRIAELVSSVKTFTHMDRGQDKQYADIHIGIRNTLTMLGYKIRKGNINVIEDFDETLPEVKALIGELNQVWTNLIDNAIDAMSVNGQGTLTVKTRRDREFVEVFIVDDGPGIPEEIQSLIFDPFFTTKEMGKGTGMGLEVVQRIVKQHRGSIKVKSIPGKTVFSVCFLIDG, encoded by the coding sequence CCCGAAGACCAGCTGCAATGGCTGCTGGATAATAGTATAGATAACTTTTTTGAGGATGGTGAGTTCCTGATGCAACCCGGTGAACCCATGAGCGGCCCTCATATTATGGTTGATGGCAGCATGCGTTTTTTTATGATGCAAGGTGGTTTCAGACGCGAATTTACAGTTGTGGGCCCGGGTAATATTACCGGCTACCTGCCGTTTTCAAGAGGAAAAATATCCAAAGGGTATGCGCAAGCCATTGGCAAACTGCACATACGCAGTTTTAATACCGACCTGATACTCGATATGATCAGGAACCATTACGAGCTTACAGAATCGCTGGTGAGTATCATGACCAACCGTGTACGTGATTTTACAGCCCTGCAACAACAAAACGAAAAAATGATGGCCCTGGGTAAATTATCTGCCGGATTGGCGCATGAGTTAAACAACCCCGCATCGGCCATTGTACGTGATTCGCTCACATTAAAAAAACACCTGGAACAGGAGCCTGAAAGTGTGAAGGCTATCTTTACCATGAGGCTTGAGCCCGAACAGGTTACCGGTGTTACCGACCTTTTATTTCATCAAATTTCACAGCAAAATACAACACGCTTAAGCCTTAAGCAACGCACCCACCGTGAAGATGAAATAATGGAATGGTTTGATGAGCACGAGATAGAGAATGGTTATGATATTGTAGAAAGCTTTGTTGATTTTAATTTCAGCACCGAAACACTCGAAAAATTCAATGCGCTTGTTGCTCCCGAAGAATTATCAGATATACTGAACTGGATAAGTGATGTGCTGATTTCCGAGAAAATGATTAGCGATATACAGGAATCGGCCAGACGAATTGCCGAACTGGTAAGTTCTGTTAAAACATTTACCCACATGGATCGTGGGCAGGATAAGCAATATGCCGACATCCATATTGGTATACGCAACACGCTTACCATGCTGGGTTACAAGATCAGAAAAGGCAATATCAATGTTATTGAAGACTTTGACGAAACCTTGCCCGAAGTAAAGGCGCTGATAGGTGAGCTTAACCAGGTATGGACCAACCTGATTGATAATGCTATTGATGCCATGAGCGTTAACGGCCAGGGTACATTAACCGTTAAAACACGCCGCGACCGCGAGTTTGTGGAAGTGTTTATAGTTGACGATGGTCCCGGGATACCCGAAGAGATACAAAGCCTGATATTTGACCCCTTTTTTACAACCAAAGAAATGGGCAAAGGTACAGGTATGGGGCTCGAAGTAGTACAACGCATTGTAAAACAGCATCGTGGCTCTATCAAAGTTAAATCAATACCGGGCAAAACCGTATTCAGCGTTTGTTTCCTGATTGACGGATGA